The Halotia branconii CENA392 region AGACATTGGTATTGTTAGTCGAGACATTGGTATTGTCAGCCGATACAATCGCATTGTTAGTCGAGACATTGGTATTGTTAGTCGATACATTGGCATTGTCAGTCGAGACATTGGTGTTGTTAGTCGAGACATTGGCGTTGTTAGTCAATGGGGCAGTTTTAGATGACTTGTGTGTACACCGTAGCCCTAGTTACTGAGCGCAGTCGAAGTATACTCCCTGCTCCCTGCCCCCTGCCCCCTGCGGTCTTAATGACAAGTCTCTAACCGGACACGATATACAAGGAGCTTTTTTCATGACGGAATTAAGGTCAATCATTCAATTAGGCGATCCTCAACTGCGGCAAAAAGCTGCTTGGGTTGAAAATATTCAAGATGAAAGTGTTCAACAATTAATTGATGAATTAATCGCTACAGTTGCTAAAGCTAATGGCGTAGGCATCGCTGCGCCTCAACTAGCACAACCTTATCGTTTATTTATTGTGGCATCCCGTCCTAACCCCAGGTATCCCAATGCCCCAGAAATGGAACCTACCGCCATGATCAATCCTAGGATAGTTAATCATTCGACTGAAGTTATAAAAGGCTGGGAAGGTTGTTTAAGTGTTCCTGGTGTTAGAGGACTAGTTCCCAGGTATCAAGCCATTGAAGTTGAATATAGCGATCGCTACGGTAATTTACAAAAACAAGAACTAACTGATTTTGTCGCGCGCATCTTTCAGCATGAATATGACCATCTTGACGGTATCGTATTTGTAGATCGCCTGGAAACTACTCTCGACATGATCACCGAGCAAGAATATCAAAATCGAGTAGTTAATAATGCTTAAACCAAAATATAGCGCTTCTCGGTTGTGTGCAATACAATCCAGTAAAAAAGGGACTAGGAACTAGAGACTAGGGGCTAGAGTGATGTATTTTATCCATAAAAAAATCGCCATAACACTGAAGCTATTGTTAATCTTGTTTGGTGCAACTACTCGGTTAAATAAGAAAATTATCAGTAACTGAAACCAGACCCGTAGTCATTTATCCTGGTTTTAGCACCTTCTCAACCAGACATAGACCATGAAAAAGCTGATCAACAAGCCAGAAGACTTTGTGCGGGAAAGTCTAGAAGGTATGGCGGCGGCTCATTCAGATATCATTAAAGTCAACTATGACCCGACTTTTGTCTATCGAACCGATGCACCTATACAAGGTAAAGTAGCAATTATTTCTGGTGGTGGCAGCGGACACGACCCGATGCACGCTGGTTTTGTGGGCAAAGGAATGTTAGATGCTGCTTGTCCTGGGGAGGTTTTCACCTCACCGACTCCTGACCAAATGCTGGCGGCTGCCAAACAGGTAGATGGTGGTGCGGGTATTCTTTATATCGTCAAAAATTATAGCGGCGATGTCATGAACTTTGAAATGGCGACGGAAATAGCCCGTACTGAGGGTATCCGAGTGCTAAATATCTTGATTGATGATGATGTGGCTGTAAAAGATAGTCTCTATACCCAAGGTCGCCGGGGTGTGGGAACAACGGTATTAGCAGAAAAAATTTGTGGCGCGGCAGCTGAGCAGGGATATGATTTAGGACGAATAGTAGATTTGTGCCGTCGGGTAAATCTGAATGGGCGGAGTATGGGAATTGCCCTCAGTTCTTGCACAGTACCAGCGAAAGGATCGCCAACATTTACATTAAGCGAAAGCGAAATGGAAATAGGTATTGGGATTCATGGTGAACCAGGTAGAGAACGTATTTCTTTAGAATCAGTTGATCGGATTACTGAAAGATTAGCACAATCAATCATAAATGATGCACCTTATCGCCGTATAGTCAGAGAATGGGACGAAGACCAACAAGAGTGGGTAGACGTGGAACTGATCAATCCATCCTTGCAAAAAGGCGATCGCTTGTTAGCTTTCGTCAACAATATGGGAGGTACTCCTGTTTCTGAGCTATATCTTGTCTATCGCAAACTAGCTAAAATCTGTGAACAACAAGGACTGCAAATTGTCCGAAACTTGATAGGTTCTTACATCACTTCTTTAGAAATGCAAGGTTGCTCAATTACATTACTGAAGTTGGATGATGAGATGATTCAGTTATGGGATGCACCCGTGAAAACAGCAGGTTTACGTTGGTAATCATAAATTTATGAGTTGGTCAGATCTTCCTAATCTTTGGATTCCCCTAGCATTGTTAGGTTTAATTGTTTTGGCTGCGGTGTTTTTCACTCGTAATAGTTAAAGTTCTCTAGGAAGAGTATCCCCCAGCAGACTTTTCGCTGTCTTGAAAAGTTGCTCCTCTTGGGTAGAACCCAAGACCGCACTTTTGGCTACTACTGATCACTGACAAAAATCTATCCCCTTGTGGGTAGAATTTTCAACTGAAAATAACTACATCGCAACTATCTGAGAAAATGCTGAGTTAAAAATTAATATTCTTACTGAATAAATTCAGATAGTTCATAGCTTGGTTTCAGATGAGCTTCAGCAACGGATGAGATGCTTTAGTGAGTCGGGAAACTTAGAGAATGAGAGTCACAAATGAAACTAACATCATCACTACTTGCAAGTACTGCCTTAGCTGGAATATTGACAGTTGGAAATATTCCACTTCAGGTTATAAATCCTTCATTAGTTCAAGCATCAGCCGCAGAAAAGAAAGATGCTACGGGCTTGAGTACACAACAAAAACTGGATATGCTGATCAAAAATAAGGGTCAGTTTGGTAGCGGCGATCAATTACGTCGTTTCTTTTTTGGTGATCTTGAACCGATCGCAGTTCAACCTGGTGGTGCAGGTATGGTAGTTAACCTTTACAATAAGGCCAATGATGTAACAATCTCCTACTGTGCAACTTATGATGTGGTAGTAGCAGTGAAAAAGGGCAAAATAACTAAATTTGCCCCTAGCGAAGTCAAGTAAAAGTATTTCCCAAACAAAGATTATTCAGTATGACCAGTTTTAATTGAATTGACAGGTAGACAAGAGCGATCGCTCTTATCTACCTTTGTAGTATAAAAGATTGATAAGCTTATAATGCTGAGTAATACCAATTCTGTATGAAGATGCGCTCAATTATCTCAGACTTAGTGTAAGAAATCAAAAACGAACCGCCAAGTACGCCAAGTACGCCAAGATTAGGAGTTCAAGAGAGTTTGGCGCAGCTTCACAAAGAAACGGTATAAGTACCCAGACAGAATTAATTACACATATTGTTTTTCTGTTCCCTGTTCTCTGCCTCGACGAATGAATTTAATTTTGTCCAACTATTTATTTGACAAGTTCAGGGACAAAAGAAAAGATGTTTTGCATAAAAAAACTCTATCCCTATCAAAACTAACTCACAACTGACTATTGACAACTGACCCGCGTAGCGTAAATAAAC contains the following coding sequences:
- the def gene encoding peptide deformylase, with protein sequence MTELRSIIQLGDPQLRQKAAWVENIQDESVQQLIDELIATVAKANGVGIAAPQLAQPYRLFIVASRPNPRYPNAPEMEPTAMINPRIVNHSTEVIKGWEGCLSVPGVRGLVPRYQAIEVEYSDRYGNLQKQELTDFVARIFQHEYDHLDGIVFVDRLETTLDMITEQEYQNRVVNNA
- the dhaK gene encoding dihydroxyacetone kinase subunit DhaK, which translates into the protein MKKLINKPEDFVRESLEGMAAAHSDIIKVNYDPTFVYRTDAPIQGKVAIISGGGSGHDPMHAGFVGKGMLDAACPGEVFTSPTPDQMLAAAKQVDGGAGILYIVKNYSGDVMNFEMATEIARTEGIRVLNILIDDDVAVKDSLYTQGRRGVGTTVLAEKICGAAAEQGYDLGRIVDLCRRVNLNGRSMGIALSSCTVPAKGSPTFTLSESEMEIGIGIHGEPGRERISLESVDRITERLAQSIINDAPYRRIVREWDEDQQEWVDVELINPSLQKGDRLLAFVNNMGGTPVSELYLVYRKLAKICEQQGLQIVRNLIGSYITSLEMQGCSITLLKLDDEMIQLWDAPVKTAGLRW